The Rhodococcus sp. B50 DNA window CGATTCGCTGCAAGCTCGGGTCGGAGAAGGACCGTGCGTGGATGCTGCCATGGACACGGTGTTCACCCGCAGTGACGATCTGGCTGCGGAATCGCGCTGGCCCATGTTCACCGCGGCAGCCGTCGAAGCCGGGGTGCGCAGCATGGTGTCGTTCCGGCTCTATACCCACAACATGCAGGCGGGGGCGCTGAACCTGTTCTCCTCCGAACCGAATGTCCTCGACGAGGAGTCGATCCACATCGGGGAAGTGCTCGCAGCTCACGCTGCGATCGCATTCGTCTCGGCCAACCGGCAGCTTCAATTGCATTCGGCAATCGCGTCCCGCGACCTGATCGGCCAGGCCAAGGGCATGCTCATGGAGCGCTTCGCCGTCGATGCCGATTGCGCGTTCGCGATGATGGTCACCCTCTCGCAGGAGTCCAATGTGCCGGTGACGGCCATTGCCGGTCGCATCGTAGAGCTCGGGCCACAGCACGACCGACCTTCATAGATATGTGAAGTGCACGCTGCGGACTACCGATTCGAGTCGATCACGCGTGCACTTCCTTGCGCTGCCGCACACAGCTTCTCGGTGGCGTCGTCGGTGACGGCGTAGATCTTGCACCGGCACAACGCCTGCCTCCTGCCGGCGCTGACCACGGCGGCGACCGCTCTCAGGAGCGCACCGCTCGCGGGTCGCAGATAGTCGAGGGTCATGCCCGTCGTCACGATCGAGGAGCCGAGGGCCGTGCCGGCGGCGAAAGTGAGTGCGTTGTCCGCTGCGTAGGCCAGAACGCCGCCGTGTGCGAAACCGAATTGCTGGAGCAGTTCCGGCCTGAGGGGTATCTCCAGCACCGCTCGTCCTGATTCGTACTCGACCAGGCGGGCCCCGATCAGGACGCTGAACGGTTGGGACGCCAGAACTTTCCGGGCATCGGCGAGGGTGGGTATTCCGGCGGCCTCCTCGGACATGATCAGCAACCTACCTCGTTCCTCGTCGCCGAACGGTGAACTGCGGCGACGAACTACTGTGCAGATGCCTCTCCGGAAGCGATGACCGCGTGGAATTGTTCGTGCAGCGCATCTTCGAGATCGTCGATCTCGGGGACGAGATCGGGATCGACGGTGATCGTCACGCTCAGCGTGCCGGCATACGACAGTGCCACGAAGGCGACTCCGATGTTTCCCGTACTGACGATCATCGGAACGATCGAGGCGACCGGGGCCCCGGCCACGCTAACGGGTGATGACGGTCCCGGCAGGTCGGACAGAAAAGAATTGACCAGATGTTGGCGGTTCACGAACCAGTGGAACGCCCCGACTGCAGCGAGAATCCGGAAGAGCGGTCCCATCAGCGCAGCGGACAGACCTCGGATGGTCGACTTCTGTGCGCGCGTACGGCGGGAGACCGAAACCAGTCGCTGCTGCGCGGTTCCTTCCAGTGGCACCCGGACGGGCATGACGCCCACCCGATTGCCCAATTGCCCACGCGTGGCCGCGGTGCGGGCGGACACCGGTACCGAGATGACCAGTTCGGACGGGAACTCGCGACGCGTGTGCAGGACCGTGGCCAGGGCACCACTGACGGCGACCAGCAGCACATCGTTGACGGTCGCGTGCCATCGTCGTCCCGTCCGACGGACGGTGTCCAGATCCACCTCGACCGTCCTGAGCGCACGGCGAGTACCGGTAGGCGCATTGAACGAACATCGAGGAGCACGTCCGCCGGAGCCTCGTCCGAGTTCCGCCCACGCATCGGGAAGACGGGCGACGGCCTGCGGAACTCGTCGCAACATGTGCAGACGCCCGATGACGTTGTCGACGAGCAGTTCTCCGGTTCTCGGACTCGTGGAAGGTGGAGGAGTTTCGTACATGGGTGCTGCACTGTCCGCACCGTCGACGAGATGCGCGAGGATTGCCAGGCCACCGATCCCGTCGGCCAGGACGTGGTGCAGCACCATCACCGTCGCCGTGTGTCCGCGCGGATCTGCGATGTCGGTGACGAGGAGCGCGCGCCACAGCGGCCGGGACCGAGGCAGGGGTCGGGTGAGGGTCTCCACGGCGAGCGCCATGGCGGCGTCCAGGTCGGCATCGGCCGGGCACCGCATCTGCGACAGGTGAGCATCGATGTCGAAGTGGTCGTCGTCGAACCAGTAAGGCCGCCCGAGTCCGGGTGCAGGTTCGATCAGGCGTTGCCGCAGGCGCCGGATGCCGGAGAGCCGCTCGGCGAAGGCGGCCCGCAGAGTCGCCGGATCCGAGGCACCGTCGCCGGCGAAGAAGATCACGGCACCGACGTGCAGAGGGACCGGCCCGACGTCGGAGGCGAGTTCGGTCAGGTCGCCGGGGCCGATGCGGTCTATGCGGCTTGAATCCCACACCCTTCGAGGATCGCAGACGGATGGCTCGGAAGAGCAACAACCGCGGCGCTTCGCGAATACCGGTCCCATCGGGGCGATGCCGCCACGACATCACCTCGTCGTCGGGCTCGCGCTGCCGACAATGCCCTATTGCTTACGGCGGAGTAGGGGAGCACTGTGGAACACGGGAAACGACCGGCGACGCCGTGTCGGCGCCGCCCCGAGGAGAGGGGTGCCGATCGTGTTTGCACGTTCGACCACCATTCACGCCCATCCGTCGTACATCGACTCCGGGATCAAACACGTACGTGACATCGTCATGCCGGCACTGGCGGACATCGAAGGTTGTCTGGGGCTGTCCCTGCTGATCGATCGTGGTTCGGGCCGCTGCATCGCCACCAGTTCCTGGCGGGACGAAGATGCGTTGCGCGCCGGCGAAGGTGTGGTTCGCATGCTTCGAGACGAGGCAGCCAGGATGTTCCATGCTGCCACGGAGGTTTCGCAATGGGAGATCGCCGTCATGCATCGCGATCATCATGCGACTCGTGGGGCCTGCTGCCGTGTCACCTGGGTCGAACTGGAACCGGACCGACTCGATCGTGGAGTGGACATGTGGAAGATGGCAGCGCTGCCGCGGATGGAGGAGCTGGAGGGCTTCTGCAGTGCCAGTCTGATGGTCGACCGCGCCACCGGTCGCGGGGTGTCCTCGCTGACTTTCGACAGCGCACAGACGATGGAGAGCAACAAAGACCACGTCGACGCCATCCGGGCCGAGGTGACTCACGCGGCAGGCGCGAAGGTGCTCGATACCGGTGAGTTCGAACTGGCCATCGCGCACCTGCACGTCCCCGAACTGGCCTGAACCGCGACAAAGAATCTGGAAAATCGCCGCACTGCCGTGTATTTCGTCGAATCGCCCGGACCGCGGCAGGGCGTCATCCGCCATGTGGTGTGCGGGCATCGTCGATATCGTGACGGTTCTGCAATGACGGCAGGATCCAGAAACCGAAGAACATCACCATCGCGACGGCAGCTGCGACGATTCCGGTGGGCATATTCGCGACGAAGCTGAAGATCAGCAGGACGACGCCGACGATGGCCAGTCCCAGGACGGTGATACCTGCGATCGCCAGTCGTTGTCCGGTCGCGACGAGCGTGGCCAGAGCGTGCTGCCGGAACAACAACCGGTGCAGTCCGACGGGCGCGACCAGCAAGATCACTGCGGTCACCGAGAGGGCGACCGTGAC harbors:
- a CDS encoding GAF and ANTAR domain-containing protein translates to MADLNPDRLSRTMAELARSFDGAGTDLDTTLQRITAAAVELIPGADSADVLIIADRGKFESYAATSQLPPQIDSLQARVGEGPCVDAAMDTVFTRSDDLAAESRWPMFTAAAVEAGVRSMVSFRLYTHNMQAGALNLFSSEPNVLDEESIHIGEVLAAHAAIAFVSANRQLQLHSAIASRDLIGQAKGMLMERFAVDADCAFAMMVTLSQESNVPVTAIAGRIVELGPQHDRPS
- a CDS encoding PaaI family thioesterase codes for the protein MSEEAAGIPTLADARKVLASQPFSVLIGARLVEYESGRAVLEIPLRPELLQQFGFAHGGVLAYAADNALTFAAGTALGSSIVTTGMTLDYLRPASGALLRAVAAVVSAGRRQALCRCKIYAVTDDATEKLCAAAQGSARVIDSNR
- a CDS encoding wax ester/triacylglycerol synthase domain-containing protein, translated to MWDSSRIDRIGPGDLTELASDVGPVPLHVGAVIFFAGDGASDPATLRAAFAERLSGIRRLRQRLIEPAPGLGRPYWFDDDHFDIDAHLSQMRCPADADLDAAMALAVETLTRPLPRSRPLWRALLVTDIADPRGHTATVMVLHHVLADGIGGLAILAHLVDGADSAAPMYETPPPSTSPRTGELLVDNVIGRLHMLRRVPQAVARLPDAWAELGRGSGGRAPRCSFNAPTGTRRALRTVEVDLDTVRRTGRRWHATVNDVLLVAVSGALATVLHTRREFPSELVISVPVSARTAATRGQLGNRVGVMPVRVPLEGTAQQRLVSVSRRTRAQKSTIRGLSAALMGPLFRILAAVGAFHWFVNRQHLVNSFLSDLPGPSSPVSVAGAPVASIVPMIVSTGNIGVAFVALSYAGTLSVTITVDPDLVPEIDDLEDALHEQFHAVIASGEASAQ
- a CDS encoding DUF6328 family protein; amino-acid sequence: MDDTGSRNDAAWNYRERGETDTQRLDRNWNHLLQELRVVQTGVQLLTGFLLTLPFQQRFEELSDVQEVIYLVTVALSVTAVILLVAPVGLHRLLFRQHALATLVATGQRLAIAGITVLGLAIVGVVLLIFSFVANMPTGIVAAAVAMVMFFGFWILPSLQNRHDIDDARTPHGG